The following nucleotide sequence is from Acyrthosiphon pisum isolate AL4f chromosome A2, pea_aphid_22Mar2018_4r6ur, whole genome shotgun sequence.
tttttatttaaatatttgaaaacagtCCGTTTGGCTGCACTTGATCCTGCAATGAAgggtgaataatataatatacacaaaacttATTCGTGTGTAGTACTGTGTTATCTAACagtgtgttttttgttttttattaattttatttacatgtcGATAAAAaaccagtattaaaaaaaataatatatgatcagttattaattaatctattgtatttttttagaaagtCAAGTAAATCAAGAAACATTACATCATTGGTTAAAAACTCAAGTTGAACCCTACGATTCGATATCTGTTGAAGATTTagcaaaatcatttaaaaatggcTTAGCTTTATGTgcaattatacataggtaccgtCCAGACTTGgtagattttttttctctttcgtCATCTGATGTGgcaaaaaataatcaattagcttttgatattttagagcATGAATTCGGAATTCCTCCTGTAagtttagtttatattatttttagtattgaatattatattattatattttattttttagataatgtCTGGTATTGAAATGGAACAGTGTGATATACCTGATATTTTAGCCATGTTATCCTATTTGTCACAAGTTTATGATACATTCAGACGAGAAATTCCACATATAAATCATCCAAAAttggtatttaatttgttttatatattaaatcaatttaaataattcaatattatttataaacaattttaggaAGATAGTGATCATGGACCAACACCAGCAGAAAGTCGTTTTAGAATCCATGTTACtaggaataatatatttaccccATATTCAAAACCTTCTACATTGGTAAAACCCATTTCACAGTCACGAAAACGTTCAGgcgttaataatatatcaactatTGATAAAAGTACTTCTTCTATGCAAAGGCGCAATAGAAAGCGACGTACTAACATAAATAATGGATCATTGGTAATTAATCgcagtttattatatttgaaaacataacctataaacaatttttatattatatttaaatttatttaagtaattactgaatttaatataataaaatattaatatttttgctaaTAATAAggcacaaataaaaaaaagactaCATTTACGGATGCAGCAAATTTATATAAGAGAACCTGAAGATGAtgagttttttgaaaataatcatgAAGAGTTTAAAGAACGAGCTAGAGAGTtggagaaaaaattatttccaagCGTAAGGAGAATGTGTTAAAAACTGTGGTTATTGTGTTAGTGtgtgaatatttttcttaacttatccaaataatacatttttaattagaacaaaagtattatttaaattattgtaattcttcattttaataatagttactacttattttagttataatatgatatattgtatttatacattttatattatcaactatcagtttaattatattataattattaccttatattattttattttattatatactggtTAGAACTGCAATCGTCCTCCTTTTTGAaagttactataaaaaaattgctgctatattaaattattttgaattaatgtgTGTATGTTTTGGATTaagtttgaaaacaattatgttaattaattatatattaacaattgATATGTTTTGTGCATTAATGAACATGTGTGTCAAACTGTTACTAAACTAAATTAAGCAACTCAGTTTGATACTAAAATGTAAGAGTTGAgttaaatctaaaaacaaaaatattactttaaaatccTCTTATATCTGTGAGTTGTGTTATGCTTAAtcctaaattttatatttatgtattcatttttaaagtatttgtgtcttattttaatacggtgATATtgttacatttgtaaataatattatagtatatggtGGAGAAAGGTGTGTTCAATACTGACAATTAATTTTAGCAATTTACTGTTTTTGCAAttgtgttttctttttaattttaatttttatcattttagcCACGAGACGCTCGTGTACAAGAAGATTGTTCTTCTCCTCGATATAAAATGGAGGAAGATATTTCAGTGAGAGCTAAAGAAATTGAAGCAAAACTTAAAGGCGGCCCAGCACCTGATAAAAAACCTAAAGACCTCATGAGGGCCATTGgtatagttataacaataatattgtattgtttaataattattttacatatgtattatattatatttttttttgtaggaaaAATCGACAAAAGTGATTGGAATGTAAAAGAAATTGAACGGAAGATCGAAGAAAGTAAAGTAAATGCTAAACACATAAAAAATGGTACTGAAAAGGTACCTAAATGGAGTCGCCCTCAATTTGATGATAaagtattattactaataaataataatataatacatttttatttaaagatttaaatcaataaaaaaaaatgtaatatattaggttAGTGCAATTAAGAAAAAACTTCATGTAAAAGGATATCAAGATGGTGTCAACAATGACAAAAAATTCCTTGAAattgatgataatttaaataaattaaatagaaaaattaaagatgGAAATATTTTAGATCAAGGTTTACGTGGTGCTAATAAAGTTTCAGCAATGGCTGCACATTTAGCTACCATAAATAAACAGCCTGAACAACCTTTACTTCAAAGATCTGtgagtaaacttttttttatctaatattttatacttttaagatatttctaaaatttgaaaaattacatcCTTCAAGAAAATATTACACAGCAAATCTATATAGTAATGCAAGtacccattttaataaaatacagaagTATCTCGGTAATCCGGCAGATATCAGACCTGAGGACTACCAGATTATTGGAGGTTCATATAAAAtggcaattttatttattgcaaaaCCTAAATACctatgacattttaatttaacatgtaatacaacacaatatacaTGTGAacgtttattgaaaaaaaaatataaagtatctaATTGATTCATTCAGTCTtaaatcaaatactttttttgtttatgatattaattttatggttattataacgaaaaaaagCCGGATTACTGAACGTACTGGATTATTGCTCCACCGGACTATCGAGAGTATACTACTGTATTGacaattctaatatttttaaacaatatttctaTTGGTCTTATAACTGGGCAGTGTTCTTATACTTAAAGATTCCTGTCACAGTGACCACTGACCAGTCTATACAACTACTGTatcttacatttatatttataatacttgggtaaataactttaaaaatatttaaaaagaatattcaaatacttatacAACTAAATACtcagaatattatgtatttgaacagtatttctaaaatattctgtatattatccaagcatgatattttataacttttaatttatcaattgtaTCTTGAAATatgaatgaaattaaaatcaaagtaTTTCTTAAATTTGTTCTGTTCTATttctttttatgtattttatatttggtaataCATTGATCCTGTGTTATTTTTTGGAATAGGTTTTATACaaagaaattgaaattaaaatatattttacttgctATTTTTAGGGTACtaaaaatactgtaataattcCACAAGGTGGAAGTGAAACATGccatttttgtaaaaatcgGGTTTATTTAATGGAGCGGTTAAGTGCAGAAGGCAGATTTTTTCACCGTGGTTGTTTCCGTTGTGAATATTGTCATACAACTCTGAGATTAGGTAACTACATGTATGACCGTGATGGTAAATACGACAACCGTTTCTACTGTTCTCAACACTTTGGAATGCCTGGGACACAGCAGATGAGATCTAGGCGTAAACTTGAACAAAAGACTGAACCCGATTTAGGAATTAAACCAATTGTTTTGGCTAAAGCCCCTGATAAAGTATGTTATGCatgtattattaagtttattatttattgatgccTTATTAATTGCATATTAGATTAAGGCATCGATGGAATCATTAGATCGGGGTGAAACACCAGAACGAGTAGAGTTTGAAAATTTAGATTTAGAAGAAGATTTGGTTCTTAGTGAAATGGATGAAGATGAATGGACTGATCGTAATTTTGGTGCTTCAGCTAATGAGATGCTATCTTCCGACGAATTATCTGAatttaggttaataaataaacttttaactattattaatccGTTTCTTAAGTAttgacaatattttgttttagtgatAGTGAAAGTGACGAGAATCAAAACCTAGAATTAAATGATGATAATCAAGAGCAAAAATTACtgccaataaatattaataatgacaatTTATGTAGCATAAATATTGAAGATGATGGCTTAAGTTCACAAAATGAGTCTGATGAGTCACAGGATCGTTTCAGTTATAAAGAATTTGATAGTGGaggtaatattacttaatatctatattttaaaaattttttttctgtatttaattcttaaaattctatttatccatttttcttgtaaataaactcatacattatatgtatttataatatattttagatgatGAGAGTGACACAGCAACTGAAGGTGAAGAAGAAATCAAAGCACGGGAAATAAGAAAACAAGAAGTTTGTTTACGTATCCCTAATATATCCTCTGCTACTACAGATACTGGATCTGATACAGAGGTGATATTTTTTACGCCTCCCAAATCAACAGAAAATCCCTTGActtgtttaaatatacatagtgAACCTATTAGAAATGATCAATCCCCAAAAtcaatcaaaacaaatataaataaaaatattttaaatattcaagaaTCTcctaattcattaaatattaatttaattaataatcctGAATATACAGGTTgtctcaataataattttgcaagcacaaatactaattttcaaaaatcttcaATGAAAAATTGTGatgtatcattaaataataatattgttacaaatgataacaatattatgaaaaatgaaaattcttcATCATTAACTAactgtaattttcaaaataagtctaaaaatgtatgtgtacaaaaaatgaaaaatggcgCTAATCCTAAATCGAAATTCTTTGATATAGAAAATACAAAGAAATTCCCTATGATTTCAAATGCAGTTTCTACTGATGATTTAATGACTGATATTAATAGTTCAATGGAAAAAGATGTCATGCTTTCAATTGATAATAATCATTCAAATGAATTAGAAACTTCCGAATCTTCAATggattgtataaaaaataatacaagacaGCAATCAAACAATTACAATGCTAGTTTTAGTTTGAAAACCCATGATGATTTGATTGAAGACAATGATAATATTCTGTCAAATAGTTTTACTAATGACCCCAATTtatctgaaaaaataattgatagtaaaaattataggaagccaactaaattaaatatggtTACTACCGAACCTTATCCAAAATATACGCCGACGGTTGAAAAGGCTATtaaaaagtatgaaaataaacaacCCAAAAAAGAATgtattgttatgtaaatttcaatataccaaataaataataaatacttaaatattcatCCACatacaacttatattatatatacatgtatgaaaaaatattaaatttaagctaGAATCCATAGTACAGAATCTTCACAGACATACATAATAAGCCTTTCTCTCGAGTATCATATGGAATATACAAATCAGGTAAAAACAATGGGAATTTTGTGTTATGTGTGACTTCGTtgtgtttcaataatttatcttttaataaatgtaatgtaatgtgccttccatattttaatattatagtgaatctATATTTATGTTGTGATATTcttgaatatttcaaattgatcAATGAGATAAACTAACAaactattttttctattataatccAAGAGAATGTTATACCTGCATATTTTGTCTCTGTCTTACTAAAGCATACCTACAACATTTTTCTTTCAAtagttccaattttgtgttagcacaaatattaaagtgaattgaccttttgtcaaacttaaaggtaagaacattatttgtgttctTTCGTTgagtttttaagatattttcaattttatacgaGTTATAAgtgtaaaatactaatatttgaaattgttcataactcgtttaaaaactaaaatattataaaaaccagcCAGAGATAATATGCTCTTACTATTAAATTTGGAAATAGCTTTACTTACTCTTAATATTTGagctaacaatacaaaattggaaCTACTTATAGTCTATTCCACGAGAGAATTATCAGTCTACCGACCAATTTTCATAATGGCCGTTCATCCCTCACTAACTACCAAGTGTTAACGTGATCACGTGGTTCTCGACACACTAATCAAATCATAATTGATGCGCGAAAAGTGATTATTCTCTCGTGGAATAGACTAAAACAAATATCTTGGTATGTTATGTGTTAGTAAGACACTACATTGACAACACATACAATATCCTTTTAGtaacaattgtttttaactgaaaatgaattatagtataaaatgtatattttaacatgTTCATTCATTTAATGGCTTTTGGAATTGGAATTTTTACTATTAAGAGGAAAGGCTTGTTTTCGTATGTCGTGATTATTTCACTAGATTGcattatatgtaattaatacaataatactgtgTTTATTACGTGattgattttttgtattaactaATCAAAGTttgatttaatgtttattaacttttaacgaGGGCTTGGgagttataacattaaaaaatatactttttagcgCTTTAATGTGCAattaaaaggtaaaaatatgcactataaataGTACTGATAAttcagaaatatgcaaaatacaattttttaacaaaaaaacattacattttttttttttttttattctttaaaatataattttcatcagaatatttatgtacagtagaaaaaaaatagcactaaaaaccataaatatgcaaaaatctgcataattaaatattgtatacaatatcagagaattgtgaaaaaaaattttgtatctTACATTAAATGTTCTAAGACTTACCAAAGAAAATATTCACTAACCAGAATTTTCAATCCCTGcttataacaaataatcataaatgtgtgttttatcataatgtatgaTTTGTATCCAGATgcgtttataatgtatatatttgaaaaattaaaataatacctaaataatttcaGTACTTGCCTTTTAAGTTAtatcaaacattaaatataataaaatatttatgttttagtatttagatttaaataaaagataatatattatatagatatttcttattttattcatgtcttaaaaatatttatcgatgtcatataattaatatatatatataatataatcatatatgcATCTGGTAtggataaaaattatcatacttttaattgtatttaaaactaaatgttttttttttaggttgcTACTGATTTTTATTCATCAAGTTCTGGTAGTAGTAATTCCGCCACCGAAATATCTACAGATTCTGAATTTGAGCGAGATGATAAAACACCAACGAAACACAGTATTCCAAATATAATTGTAAGCGAAAGTATTCAATCAAAACATAAGGTAGAAGAAACAAGGGTTGATCCTTTAGTCCCGGAAAATCCTAAAATTGCAGAAATAGTAAATCGAGCCCAAAATCGACCAAATTTTATTCCATTTGCCAACCCTGGATATGAACTTAATCGAACACAGTCTACAGAAGGTATTGCTACTAAACGTTCattagaattaaaaaagttatacttGTTAGCTGGTAATGGTAATggaatagcagttaaaaaatctGGGTCGTCTGTAACTttagatacaaaatttaaaagttttgttGATCAAATATCTGagtgtcaaaaaaaattaaatcctgCACCAGTACCCAGTCCTACTATGCAAGCATTCTTACAAAACGTAAGTCCTGTGGTtaataaaaatgagaaaaaatcaaaagaattatcagaaattaatgaatttaaacatGTCTGTTTAAaacattctgaaaaaaataatgatagtaatgaGAACAACGAAActaatcataataacataatagaaGTAATTAATACTCAATATCAAGAACATGATAACGAATCACGTCCTCGTAGTCCAGCACATGAAACTTCTATAATTGTACCAGAGTTTCATCGTTctcaaatagaaaataaaattgaatcggATTCTTTATCAACAGATGCTTCAACAGATACTGAAAATGATTTAGAAATCCCTGATATTTCGTCTGATGATAAGGATATTCCAAAAGAAAACCATAATTTACCAAAATTAGAAATCCATAACTCTCGAGGCGAACTCATGAATGATATAGAACAAAAAGAACAAATAATTGAATCTGAATGCATTCCAAAATATTCAGATAATGGATTTAACAAGATAATTACAGTCCCAAGtcctataaatgataaaaatgttagaaatggtgaaatattaaaacatgtttCAACTACTGCTGATTTGTTTatgaataatgttttaaaacctAACAATGGTGAAATAGTTCATCCTGAATCTTATGCTCAGTCAtctgattataataatgatgaagatCATGCTATTGAGGGACAAACTGAAACAGAGCTTTCTGATTGGGCAAGAGATGACGATGTTGGAGTCTCAGAAGCTTGGGATGATTTTGTACATGTTCCAATAAAATCGCTAACTTATAGAAAACATCAGAGGCCTAAATCAAAACGTAAACCTAGAAATTCTCCAAAGAAACGGCCTAATGAAGATTTAGATGAGTTTGGTCATGTCTGTGGAAAAATTGATAGTGATAACATTGAGTTCATGGATACTATTAGTGACAATGATACTAATGAGCATGTTGCTGCGTTAAACCAAACATTGCTACACAATACTGGTTATATGGAATTTGTAACTAACCCTCAAATGGACGATGACCTTAAAACACCAGTGGTAGAGACATTGAATGCTATTTATAACATGTCGGCTGATAAAGATGATAATGATACTACAACGACTAGTGATCTAGTGACTGTAAtggatttcaataatataaataatattgacgaTGATGCCTTAACTCCGATTGTTCATGAGGACACTAATAAAACCTATCAGAATTATGTGAAACGTTTGCAGGAAAAAATTACACCATTTAACAGTATAAGGGATTCCATTGATGTacgtaaaatgaaaaaaaatagtaagggAGAAAAACTGgatgaaaacaatttgaaaGAAGAAAATGAACAAGAACAAAATTCTACTACTTATAAACTTCAACAAATAACAAAGGAGAggatgaaagaaaaaaatttagttcatGATATGGTTATGAGTAAAATAACAAGTAAATCACCTCATGAAAGAAAACCTCGTCGTAACAGAAGTTCACCTTTTTCTCCTGAATCTCATAcagaaaattttgaatttgcaAAACCATTTCCTGTTCACCAATGTAATGCAGATTTAAAACTCCGACCTACATCTCTTCTAATTCCCGTAAAAAGTCCCTTGAGCGAACGAAAAATTTGTTCTACTCAACAGATATCATGTTCGGAAGCATTTTCATTGCCAGATATAAGAAGAGCACTATTTGATGAAAAGACTCCAACATCTAGTGTTGCAGAAATATTAAAGTCGACTGAAGAAATACGTGAAAATGCTAGAGCTAGAGCTAGATTAAAGAGCGATTCTGAATTAGGTATAAGTCCTGAAGATAAAATTAGACAACTCAGAGAGAAATTAGAACGTAGAAGAGCAGTAAAAAGCAACTGTGATGGACTTGCATTACTGACAAAAAGTAAAAGTTGTCAGTCAATTGATGAGTTTGATCTTGATACTGCTTTGGtaagctataaaaatattaaagtcggataattatatcattattaatcatgtatacttatttatatttttttaaccaacatcAGTGTGATACGCCAAAAAGAAATGAACAAAGTATAATGAATGATCGTCATGAAAGAAAGCGCAGTATTACTCAAACTGTTATGGCTGCAATTTTCCAAAAGAAGATACCATCACCAAATAAGATTCGTTCTCCATCTAGTCATCAAACATCTCCATCTAGGTTTAAGTTTTTAATGAgcggaaaaacaaaagaaaaatctcaggtaatttttttaaatatttaaactcttatacaatatataaaaaatattaagtaataggTACAGAGATTaggattaatttaaaatgttggataattaataattattattattaatagaataaGGATTAGAATGaatgtgtacaatttatttttaaaaattattccagatttatatacattttttaagtacattttaaagATACAACTTAAATTGTTCGTAAATTATAGACAATATATATCACCtataaaatgtttggtttttttttatatatataagatacttattaaaataacaaatcattatctgatgattaattttatcttttaaatttcaGTCGGCAGATAATGTTTCTACATTCATTGGAGATTATGTATGTGCTCTTAGAGCAGTGTTTTTACTgtactgtaatattttattacttaaatataatatttagaagttTAGAACTGTTGagtgtaatattaaatactgcATAGATTGTAGATTTTTTAGAAGCTTTCACATATTAGATTCTATTGCTTTATTTTCTTGATTACAATGTAGTATGTATATCCATAGGTGCAACTAGGAACATTTTTCTGGGAAGGCTAAAATTGTATCAGCAGcacaaaccaaaataattaatattttaaactaaaataagttttaaaaaaactgttggGTTACAGATAAAACTTTGTTAGGAACTAAGCCCCCCCCCACCTAATCGCGCCTATCATACATCATAGATTAATAGACCGTGTGTTCACAGAAACAGGGAACACTTTATCACTCATtaccctataaatatttttcaattatgtttGTGGAACATTAAACTGATATGGATCATAAATTCCTTTGactgacaatttttttaactcatgtATTTTGCGCACGTgcaatataacttaatttttttttaatggtaacccttattttgagtattattattggattaatcgatttttttcaagtaattttgaTCTATCAACttgtattataaatgcaaaattagctaaattataatttttaaaaaaattattaaattaaattttatttttattttttaattgtacgtattgttttcttttgacgaccattatacaaattattataaaaacatgtacTTTTAGTAAAGACCTGTCATTAATCATTCGTTATTTAGGATTTGAAAGAGTACTGCTATTGCAAGTTCTAGCACCCTGTTCCTCATCATTGGAAGCACTTGCTCTTTATTGCCAGTACTTGCTCATTGTTTCAATCCTTACTCGCCGTTGAAAGTTCTTGCACCGTGTTGAATATGTCTCCTTGCTCCCAAtgattagtttattaataaatgattattgataggtattttctaaaagtatatgtttataatttataataatcatagtcgacaaaagaaaataatacttaaaaaacaaattaaaaaaggtgggtaagtgtatgtcactctgctgtacagtaggttacaagtgggtcactgtataatggatagtattaaatttgaattcaatgatataatatcactggataagaaaaacgattctgagtggagacggtttgtcagtctaggtattagacatacctattataggtatacttatctatagtattaaaaaaaaattgacctataataggtattaataattaattccaaattaatcatatcacaatatcaatcaggtaacgcgttatacatcaacaacaaaccgtggtactatagtatcatagatatataatagtatactttagaagtttcaagtacccagtGCTGTAGTCCTAAAAAAGGCAGAGGATATACTATGAgttgtaatattaaacatttatactatcattttttttttttattgaagtcTGACCGAATACTTTGGTAGAGAGTAAATAACATAACGCACTTACAttaattgtacaaattaaaattaaaattaaaactaaacattttttttaaaataaatttattgaaaaatatcccATAAATGTTGTCTGGATTCcgattttgttaaattatttcttttcaaTCTTGATTGGTTGTGATCAGCTGAGCGATGGTCTTCTAGCCACGATCTTACGTACATTTCTGGGTTGAACACTTCAATAGGAGGTCCGttacttttaataaacattaaacttgatacgtttgaaattaaaagtgATGCCctcaaatttgtaataatattattcataaggcTAAAACCTCTTTCGCACTCAGCTGTCGAACATGGTAATGATGcgattgtatttaaaattatctggTATCAGttcattattttctataaaggCTCTTAATCCTTGAACagcttgtattattttatttggagggtttttattattttccaatttcctTTTTCTTTCTAATAAACTTCCCGTTTTTAACCAACTATCcatattataactgtttattaaaatagatttgcaaataaaataaacacgtaCCTTTTTATTGATCGACTGGAC
It contains:
- the LOC100168266 gene encoding F-actin-monooxygenase Mical isoform X2 encodes the protein MASHYRKTLPSADAALASEVFDRFCTASTMKTILGHFRHLCEILCIKPTNFPQFYPKLKSMLCSWKAKALWNKFDKKASHKCYNRGKTCMNTRVLIIGSGPCGLRAAIEAQLLGAKVVVVEKRDRLSRNNVLHLWPFVIQDLKLLGAKKFFGKFCAGAIDHISIRQLQCILLKVSLILGVEIHEGVSFDSLSPPPDNDEKIGWRAIFSPSDHPVSQYEFDVLIGADGKRNTLEGFKRKEFRGRLAIAITANFINKHTEAEARVEEISGVAFIFNQKFFKDLYRETGIDLENIVYYKDETHYFVMTAKKHSLIDKGVILNDYADVAKLLALENINKEALTEYAKEAANFSTNYSLPQLEFAVNHYGQPDVAMFDFTSMYAAENASHVIQRNGHKLLATLVGDSLLEPFWPTGSGCARGFLSSMDTCWAIKHWGSPDSNPLDVLAERESIYHILGQTTPENLQKNIAGYTVDPHTRYPNLNTHAVLPVQVVHLFDCDDKTVVEKYLKAPRQTITPVQDVPKKRRRKESQVNQETLHHWLKTQVEPYDSISVEDLAKSFKNGLALCAIIHRYRPDLVDFFSLSSSDVAKNNQLAFDILEHEFGIPPIMSGIEMEQCDIPDILAMLSYLSQVYDTFRREIPHINHPKLEDSDHGPTPAESRFRIHVTRNNIFTPYSKPSTLVKPISQSRKRSGVNNISTIDKSTSSMQRRNRKRRTNINNGSLAQIKKRLHLRMQQIYIREPEDDEFFENNHEEFKERARELEKKLFPSPRDARVQEDCSSPRYKMEEDISVRAKEIEAKLKGGPAPDKKPKDLMRAIGKIDKSDWNVKEIERKIEESKVNAKHIKNGTEKVPKWSRPQFDDKVSAIKKKLHVKGYQDGVNNDKKFLEIDDNLNKLNRKIKDGNILDQGLRGANKVSAMAAHLATINKQPEQPLLQRSGTKNTVIIPQGGSETCHFCKNRVYLMERLSAEGRFFHRGCFRCEYCHTTLRLGNYMYDRDGKYDNRFYCSQHFGMPGTQQMRSRRKLEQKTEPDLGIKPIVLAKAPDKIKASMESLDRGETPERVEFENLDLEEDLVLSEMDEDEWTDRNFGASANEMLSSDELSEFSDSESDENQNLELNDDNQEQKLLPININNDNLCSINIEDDGLSSQNESDESQDRFSYKEFDSGDDESDTATEGEEEIKAREIRKQEVCLRIPNISSATTDTGSDTEVATDFYSSSSGSSNSATEISTDSEFERDDKTPTKHSIPNIIVSESIQSKHKVEETRVDPLVPENPKIAEIVNRAQNRPNFIPFANPGYELNRTQSTEGIATKRSLELKKLYLLAGNGNGIAVKKSGSSVTLDTKFKSFVDQISECQKKLNPAPVPSPTMQAFLQNVSPVVNKNEKKSKELSEINEFKHVCLKHSEKNNDSNENNETNHNNIIEVINTQYQEHDNESRPRSPAHETSIIVPEFHRSQIENKIESDSLSTDASTDTENDLEIPDISSDDKDIPKENHNLPKLEIHNSRGELMNDIEQKEQIIESECIPKYSDNGFNKIITVPSPINDKNVRNGEILKHVSTTADLFMNNVLKPNNGEIVHPESYAQSSDYNNDEDHAIEGQTETELSDWARDDDVGVSEAWDDFVHVPIKSLTYRKHQRPKSKRKPRNSPKKRPNEDLDEFGHVCGKIDSDNIEFMDTISDNDTNEHVAALNQTLLHNTGYMEFVTNPQMDDDLKTPVVETLNAIYNMSADKDDNDTTTTSDLVTVMDFNNINNIDDDALTPIVHEDTNKTYQNYVKRLQEKITPFNSIRDSIDVRKMKKNSKGEKLDENNLKEENEQEQNSTTYKLQQITKERMKEKNLVHDMVMSKITSKSPHERKPRRNRSSPFSPESHTENFEFAKPFPVHQCNADLKLRPTSLLIPVKSPLSERKICSTQQISCSEAFSLPDIRRALFDEKTPTSSVAEILKSTEEIRENARARARLKSDSELGISPEDKIRQLREKLERRRAVKSNCDGLALLTKSKSCQSIDEFDLDTALCDTPKRNEQSIMNDRHERKRSITQTVMAAIFQKKIPSPNKIRSPSSHQTSPSRFKFLMSGKTKEKSQSADNVSTFIGDYDKKLIPAAGDKPVQYKSNSESEIRRRLIDSLAPPIPPLPSCYDIDNPQLLETVVDESKKNKVDDDSIQSVDSRMSKSEIKIARQSQRKRLRIAQEIQRKLEELDVKLKTLEAEGVEVEKKLRGEGGEKNEDEPSLLHTYCELMSEVNRLRREERELGLQAQELEIEDNLARCETTSANEFGSDFNCLASIHRTNHILTKLFPIYVLIVFYYFNLFIS